One Natrinema marinum genomic window carries:
- a CDS encoding AEC family transporter, with protein sequence MDVVGRLLALLAVLLVGAGLRTTGILDGRRTELLNAVAYYVALPALIFVSTYDRSIDELLSPALLGGLVFVVVAIAGLAWLVHRNRDSSARRSVAIVQSYHSNLGYLGLPLVDATFDASVTAIASVVLGVVTLTQLPATILVLSTLNGTDASVAAELRGLATNPVLGTLVAGLVVGSVGLAVPSPVATGLEGVGSLALPVALLCVGASLQVDLPSIDVGATAAVVALKVGLMPALAWLVFSALPVGSAAFTAAVVMLGTPTAVSTFVFASELGGDREFASLNVFVTTLSSVVTLFVLITLVG encoded by the coding sequence ATGGATGTCGTCGGTCGGCTGCTGGCACTGCTCGCCGTGCTGTTGGTCGGCGCGGGCCTGCGGACGACCGGAATCCTCGACGGACGGCGGACCGAACTGCTGAACGCCGTCGCCTACTACGTCGCGCTGCCCGCGCTGATCTTCGTCTCGACGTACGACCGGTCGATCGACGAACTCCTCTCGCCCGCGTTGCTCGGCGGGCTCGTTTTCGTGGTGGTCGCGATCGCGGGGCTCGCGTGGCTGGTCCACCGGAATCGCGACTCGAGCGCGCGCCGGAGCGTCGCGATCGTGCAGTCGTACCACTCGAATCTCGGCTATCTCGGCCTGCCGCTGGTCGACGCGACGTTCGACGCGTCGGTGACGGCGATCGCGAGCGTCGTGCTTGGGGTCGTGACGCTGACCCAGTTACCGGCGACGATCCTCGTGCTCTCGACGCTCAACGGGACCGACGCCTCGGTCGCGGCCGAACTCCGCGGGCTGGCGACCAACCCCGTTCTGGGGACGCTGGTCGCCGGCCTCGTCGTCGGCTCGGTCGGCCTCGCCGTCCCCTCGCCGGTCGCGACCGGCCTCGAAGGCGTCGGCTCGCTGGCGTTGCCCGTCGCGTTGCTCTGTGTCGGGGCCTCCCTGCAGGTCGATCTGCCGTCGATCGACGTGGGTGCAACGGCCGCCGTCGTCGCGCTCAAAGTCGGTCTGATGCCGGCGCTGGCGTGGCTCGTCTTCTCCGCGCTTCCCGTCGGCTCCGCGGCGTTTACCGCCGCCGTGGTGATGCTCGGGACGCCCACTGCGGTCTCGACGTTCGTCTTCGCGAGCGAACTCGGCGGCGACCGGGAGTTCGCGTCGCTGAACGTCTTCGTCACGACGCTGTCCTCCGTCGTGACGCTGTTTGTCCTGATTACGCTCGTGGGCTAA
- the trpD gene encoding anthranilate phosphoribosyltransferase — protein sequence MKEYVERVTEGQDLTQEDARAASTAVFEDATEAQIGALLAALRAKGETEAEIAGFAEGMRAAARTISPDREPLVDTCGTGGDDYDTINVSTTSAIVTAGAGVPVAKHGNYSVSSSSGSADVLEEVGVNVEAEPPAVEEAIEADGIGFMLAPVFHPAMKAVIGPRKELGMRTIFNVLGPLTNPAGADAQVVGVYDPDLVPVLADALSRMDVDRALVVHGAGTDEIAIHGDTVAAEVDGDSVEEYTLEPADLGLSEHDIEDISGGAPAENAADMRGIVAGDVTGAKRDVILANAGAAIYVAGEADSLEAGADAAREAIDSGAAVRKLEQLRGATAEPTAEGR from the coding sequence ATGAAGGAATACGTCGAACGAGTCACGGAGGGGCAGGATCTCACGCAGGAAGACGCTCGAGCGGCCTCGACGGCCGTGTTCGAGGACGCGACGGAGGCACAGATCGGCGCGCTGCTGGCGGCGCTACGGGCGAAAGGCGAGACCGAAGCCGAGATCGCCGGCTTCGCCGAAGGAATGCGCGCGGCGGCGCGAACGATTTCGCCAGACCGAGAGCCGCTGGTCGACACCTGCGGCACCGGCGGCGACGACTACGACACGATCAACGTCTCGACGACGAGCGCGATCGTCACGGCCGGCGCCGGCGTTCCGGTCGCCAAACACGGCAACTACTCGGTCTCCTCGTCGTCGGGCAGCGCGGACGTGCTCGAGGAGGTCGGCGTCAACGTCGAGGCCGAGCCGCCGGCCGTCGAGGAGGCCATCGAAGCCGACGGCATCGGGTTCATGCTCGCGCCTGTGTTCCATCCGGCGATGAAGGCCGTCATCGGGCCGCGCAAGGAACTCGGTATGCGGACGATCTTCAACGTGCTCGGCCCGCTGACGAACCCCGCCGGCGCGGACGCGCAGGTCGTCGGCGTCTACGATCCCGATCTGGTTCCCGTGCTCGCGGACGCGCTCTCCCGGATGGACGTCGACCGCGCGCTGGTCGTCCACGGCGCGGGCACCGACGAGATCGCGATTCACGGCGACACCGTCGCCGCCGAGGTCGACGGCGATTCGGTCGAGGAGTACACGCTCGAGCCGGCCGACCTCGGCCTCTCGGAGCATGACATCGAGGATATTTCCGGTGGCGCGCCCGCGGAGAACGCGGCCGACATGCGCGGCATCGTCGCGGGCGACGTGACCGGCGCGAAACGCGACGTCATCCTCGCGAACGCCGGCGCGGCGATCTACGTCGCCGGCGAGGCGGACTCGCTTGAGGCGGGCGCGGACGCCGCACGCGAGGCCATCGACTCCGGCGCGGCGGTACGAAAACTCGAGCAACTCCGCGGCGCGACCGCGGAGCCGACGGCCGAGGGACGATGA
- a CDS encoding phosphoribosylanthranilate isomerase: protein MTRVKICGLTSEADLAAAVDAGADAVGIICDVPVDTPREVSLEQATALAAATPPFVTSVLVTMVDDPEAAIELVETIEPDAVQIHGGIRPGDLAYLRAKLDVELLLAVDADDATTAETYDDVVDGLIVDTAGEDGGGGTGRTHDWDQTRLAATDLESPLILAGGLTPENVADAVETVGPFAVDVASGVEDSGGVKDVDAVRSFVERAKRARRPAEAEP from the coding sequence ATGACCCGCGTCAAGATCTGCGGGCTGACCAGCGAGGCCGACCTCGCGGCCGCCGTCGACGCCGGCGCGGATGCAGTGGGGATCATCTGCGACGTGCCGGTCGACACGCCGCGGGAGGTCTCCCTCGAGCAAGCCACAGCGCTGGCGGCCGCTACGCCACCGTTCGTGACCAGCGTGCTGGTGACGATGGTTGACGACCCCGAAGCCGCGATCGAACTGGTCGAAACGATCGAGCCCGACGCCGTCCAGATCCACGGCGGCATTCGACCGGGCGACCTCGCCTACCTGCGCGCGAAACTCGATGTCGAACTCCTGCTCGCGGTCGACGCCGACGACGCGACGACGGCCGAGACCTACGACGACGTGGTCGACGGGCTGATCGTCGACACGGCCGGCGAGGACGGCGGCGGTGGAACCGGTCGAACCCACGACTGGGATCAGACCCGACTGGCCGCCACGGACCTCGAGTCGCCGCTGATCCTCGCGGGCGGGCTCACGCCCGAGAACGTCGCCGACGCGGTGGAAACCGTCGGCCCGTTCGCCGTCGACGTGGCCAGCGGCGTCGAGGACAGCGGCGGCGTCAAGGACGTCGACGCGGTCCGATCGTTCGTCGAGCGAGCCAAGCGCGCTCGCCGCCCGGCGGAGGCGGAGCCGTGA
- the trpE gene encoding anthranilate synthase component I has translation MNDSDPAGSEPPAFDIDRETFREYAGSSADRADRPAVVRTVATLETETTPLAAYAALTGRSEASDRERSPYAFLLESAEKTASSDPDGAFRPSTADAERHARYSYVGYDPEAVVTVESGEATVEALSDHAPLAEMGAGPAGDDGDTVDALRDAMPDVRLENVPDHDRQHLEGGLVGFLAYDAVYDLWLEEVGLERPDSRFPDAQFLLTTKTLAFDERDGTVSLLFTPVLEADDDPGAVYDALRAEAARVAATLREAEPPETGGFVRDEEIAGPKTEYEESVRRAKEHVLDGDIYQGVISRTRELYGDIDPLGFYAAMRDVNPSPYMYLLDHDELTVVGASPETLISVRGREVMSNPIAGTCDRGSSPVEDRRLAGEMLADGKERAEHTMLVDLARNDVRRVSEPGSVRVDEFMNVLKYSHVQHIESTVTGRLAADADAFDATRASFPAGTLSGAPKIRAMEIIDDLESEARGLYGGGVGYYSWTGDADFAIVIRTATVEDEGDRDRITVQAGAGLVADSDPTAEYEETEQKMGGVLAALEAIELPDDAAPDQETEATPEVGR, from the coding sequence ATGAACGACTCCGACCCCGCCGGCTCCGAGCCGCCGGCGTTCGACATCGACCGCGAGACGTTCCGCGAGTACGCGGGCTCGAGTGCGGACCGCGCGGACCGGCCGGCCGTCGTTCGCACCGTCGCCACGCTCGAGACCGAGACGACCCCCCTGGCCGCCTACGCCGCGCTCACCGGGCGGTCCGAGGCGAGCGACCGCGAGCGATCGCCGTACGCGTTCCTGCTCGAGAGCGCGGAGAAGACCGCCTCGAGCGATCCGGACGGGGCCTTCCGGCCGAGCACCGCGGACGCAGAGCGTCACGCGCGCTACTCGTACGTGGGCTACGACCCCGAGGCCGTCGTGACCGTCGAGTCGGGGGAGGCCACCGTCGAGGCGCTTTCGGACCACGCGCCGCTGGCGGAAATGGGCGCGGGCCCGGCTGGCGACGACGGCGACACCGTCGACGCGCTGCGGGACGCGATGCCCGACGTGCGCCTCGAGAACGTGCCGGATCACGACCGCCAGCACCTCGAGGGCGGACTGGTCGGCTTCCTCGCGTACGACGCGGTCTACGACCTCTGGCTCGAGGAGGTCGGCCTCGAGCGACCCGACTCGCGGTTCCCCGACGCGCAGTTCCTCCTGACGACGAAGACGCTGGCGTTCGACGAGCGCGACGGCACCGTCTCGCTGCTCTTTACGCCGGTTCTCGAGGCCGACGACGATCCCGGCGCGGTGTACGACGCGCTCCGGGCGGAGGCCGCCCGCGTCGCCGCGACGCTACGCGAGGCCGAGCCGCCCGAGACGGGCGGATTCGTCCGCGATGAGGAAATTGCCGGACCGAAAACCGAGTACGAGGAGAGCGTCCGTCGGGCCAAAGAGCACGTCCTCGATGGCGACATCTATCAGGGCGTCATCTCCCGAACGCGGGAGCTCTACGGCGATATCGATCCCCTCGGGTTCTACGCGGCGATGCGGGACGTGAACCCGTCGCCGTACATGTACCTGCTCGACCACGACGAGTTGACCGTCGTCGGCGCGAGCCCCGAGACCCTGATCTCCGTCCGCGGGCGCGAGGTCATGTCCAATCCGATCGCCGGCACCTGCGACCGGGGCTCGAGCCCCGTCGAGGACCGCCGGCTCGCGGGCGAGATGCTGGCCGACGGGAAGGAACGCGCCGAGCACACGATGCTCGTCGACCTCGCGCGCAACGACGTGCGCCGCGTCTCGGAGCCGGGCTCGGTCCGCGTCGACGAGTTCATGAACGTCCTCAAGTACAGCCACGTCCAGCACATCGAGTCGACCGTGACCGGCCGGCTGGCCGCTGACGCGGACGCCTTCGACGCTACCCGCGCGTCGTTCCCCGCCGGGACCCTCTCGGGCGCGCCGAAGATCCGTGCGATGGAGATCATCGACGACCTCGAGTCCGAAGCGCGCGGCCTCTACGGCGGTGGCGTCGGCTACTACTCGTGGACCGGCGACGCGGACTTCGCGATCGTCATTCGAACGGCGACCGTGGAAGACGAAGGTGATCGGGACCGGATCACCGTCCAGGCCGGCGCGGGGCTGGTCGCCGACAGCGATCCCACCGCCGAGTACGAGGAGACCGAGCAGAAGATGGGCGGCGTCTTGGCGGCGCTCGAGGCGATCGAACTCCCCGACGACGCGGCTCCCGATCAGGAAACCGAAGCGACCCCGGAGGTGGGTCGATGA
- the trpG gene encoding anthranilate synthase component II, with the protein MSERAAVGEEPADEVGSGDSDAEPVTVLFVDNYDSFTYNLVEYVSQLPGTETEVLKNTASLADIRAVDPDAIVISPGPGHPKNDRDVGVTMDVLREVTPDVPTLGVCLGLEAAVYEYGGSVGRAPEPIHGKASSVDHDGEGVFAGLEQGFRAGRYHSLVTTEVPDCLDVTATAEHGEETLVMGVRHREYPLECVQFHPESVLTAVGHDVIENFLATLE; encoded by the coding sequence ATGAGCGAGCGCGCGGCTGTCGGCGAGGAGCCCGCCGACGAGGTCGGTAGCGGCGACAGCGACGCCGAACCGGTCACCGTCCTGTTCGTCGACAACTACGACTCCTTTACGTACAACCTCGTCGAGTACGTCAGCCAGCTCCCCGGGACCGAAACCGAGGTCCTGAAGAACACCGCCTCGCTCGCGGATATTCGAGCGGTCGACCCCGACGCGATCGTCATCAGTCCGGGGCCGGGCCACCCGAAGAACGACCGCGACGTCGGCGTCACGATGGACGTCCTCCGGGAGGTCACACCCGACGTGCCGACGCTCGGGGTCTGTCTCGGCCTCGAGGCCGCCGTCTACGAGTACGGCGGGAGCGTCGGCCGGGCACCCGAGCCGATCCACGGCAAGGCCTCGTCGGTCGACCACGACGGCGAGGGCGTCTTCGCGGGCCTCGAGCAGGGCTTTCGCGCGGGACGGTATCACTCGCTCGTCACGACAGAGGTGCCGGACTGTCTCGACGTCACTGCAACCGCAGAACACGGCGAGGAAACGCTCGTCATGGGCGTCCGCCACCGGGAGTACCCCCTCGAGTGCGTGCAGTTCCACCCCGAGAGCGTGCTCACGGCGGTGGGCCACGACGTGATCGAGAACTTCCTCGCGACGCTCGAGTGA
- a CDS encoding adenosylcobalamin-dependent ribonucleoside-diphosphate reductase: MSDAELSAADLTLPIKRTEGETLEKRLTDNAYQNILPARYLRRNADGDLIEEQEDLFDRVGKNIALAEAVYEAEKRDVEITVTPDQLKPDHPRRDELAEEVFGDGTTVEDDAETVLTERNVNKLAYETLVPELPDEVREHVEDVAETFTDGMESLSFMPNSPTLMNAGDELQQLSACFVMSPDDDLSDIHETAKKAAEVFQSGGGVGYGFWQLRPYGDAVGSTGGIASGPITFMRTYDQLCETIAQGGTRRGAQMGIMRVSHPDVIEFIHAKNKDVSLAHCLRLNDPDDYTYTSFSEALEEARDLIDDDGRVPKHLRNAVEGHLSNFNISVGVTDGFMEAVQNGEEYTFTNPRTEEPHIATEETKEMYSRYDLGEHVEVGDPLSIPAELVWERIVSGAHENGEPGVIYLERVNKQHSFDIEEQEDHRILATNPCGEQPLEEHEACNLGHINLSTLADLDAPDWRVWADEHGDEYDSQEAAVAAFLEEAIDFEEFDERIEYGTRFLENVVTMSDFPVPEIEQKVRDMRKIGLGVMGLAQLYVQLGIKYGSEEGNEVARQLMTHINHGAKATSHELATERGSFNDWDDSKYATPTEYREWFEKQTGEDADDWAEGFPIRNHNVTTIAPTGTTSMVGNTTGGCEPIYNVAYYKNVTDDVQGDEMLVEFDDYFLRTLEANDIDVDAVKEEAQEQMATNQFDGVEGLSTVPDAIGELFVITSDLSAKQHAAVQCACQHGVDSAISKTVNAPNESTLEDAKEVFEWVYENGGKGVTYYRDGTRSKQVLTTRADNADFADETEAAEALVEQIDEIFGGLEQFLESQEVQDVLEEDVGALLGEAEPAQIDFTEKRERPDALQGVSQRIDTGYGKIYVTINEDPETGQPFELFANIGHSGGFTNSFTEALAKVISTSLRSGVDPEEIVDELCGTRSPKVAWDKGEQIQSIPDAIGTAMRRYLEGEIDKPYPKQQTLEESADAEIADYDGPKTDGGAAAAESGPADADDTTQDLIDAGESPECPDCGSMSLYFSEGCKTCESCGWSEC; the protein is encoded by the coding sequence ATGAGCGACGCAGAACTCTCCGCGGCGGATCTCACGCTTCCGATCAAACGCACCGAGGGGGAGACCCTAGAGAAGCGACTGACCGACAACGCCTACCAGAACATTCTCCCGGCCCGATATCTCCGCCGGAACGCCGACGGCGATCTGATCGAGGAACAGGAGGACCTCTTCGACCGCGTCGGCAAGAACATCGCGCTGGCCGAAGCCGTTTACGAAGCCGAGAAGCGCGACGTAGAGATCACCGTCACGCCCGATCAGCTCAAGCCCGACCACCCACGACGGGACGAGCTCGCCGAGGAAGTCTTCGGTGACGGGACCACGGTCGAAGACGACGCCGAAACGGTGCTCACCGAGCGCAACGTCAACAAGCTCGCCTACGAGACGCTCGTTCCCGAGCTCCCCGACGAGGTACGCGAACACGTCGAAGACGTCGCCGAGACCTTCACCGACGGCATGGAGTCGCTCTCGTTCATGCCGAACTCGCCGACCCTGATGAACGCCGGCGACGAACTCCAGCAGCTCTCGGCCTGTTTCGTCATGTCCCCCGACGACGACCTCTCGGACATCCACGAAACTGCCAAGAAGGCGGCGGAGGTCTTCCAGTCGGGCGGCGGCGTCGGCTACGGCTTCTGGCAGCTGCGCCCCTACGGCGACGCGGTCGGCTCGACCGGCGGCATCGCGTCGGGGCCGATCACCTTCATGCGGACCTACGACCAGCTCTGTGAGACCATCGCTCAGGGCGGCACCCGCCGCGGCGCCCAGATGGGCATCATGCGCGTCTCCCACCCCGACGTCATCGAGTTCATCCACGCCAAGAACAAAGACGTCTCGCTGGCCCACTGTCTCCGTCTCAACGACCCCGACGACTACACGTACACGAGCTTCAGCGAGGCCCTCGAGGAGGCCCGCGACCTGATCGACGACGACGGTCGCGTGCCCAAGCACCTGCGCAACGCGGTCGAGGGCCACCTCTCGAATTTCAATATCTCCGTCGGCGTCACCGACGGCTTCATGGAGGCCGTCCAGAACGGCGAGGAGTACACCTTCACCAACCCGCGCACGGAGGAGCCCCACATCGCCACCGAGGAGACCAAGGAGATGTACAGCCGCTACGACCTCGGCGAGCACGTCGAAGTCGGCGACCCCCTCTCGATCCCCGCGGAACTCGTCTGGGAACGCATCGTCTCCGGTGCCCACGAGAACGGGGAGCCGGGCGTCATCTACCTCGAGCGAGTCAACAAACAGCACTCCTTCGACATCGAAGAGCAGGAGGACCACCGGATTCTGGCGACGAACCCCTGTGGCGAGCAGCCGCTGGAAGAACACGAGGCCTGCAACCTCGGGCACATCAACCTCTCGACGCTGGCGGACCTCGATGCGCCCGACTGGCGCGTCTGGGCCGACGAACACGGCGACGAGTACGACTCCCAGGAGGCGGCCGTCGCGGCCTTCCTCGAGGAGGCCATCGACTTCGAGGAGTTCGACGAGCGCATCGAGTACGGCACGCGCTTTTTGGAGAACGTCGTCACGATGTCGGACTTCCCCGTCCCGGAGATCGAGCAGAAGGTCCGGGACATGCGCAAGATCGGCCTCGGCGTCATGGGGCTGGCGCAGCTGTACGTCCAGCTCGGCATCAAGTACGGCAGCGAGGAGGGTAACGAGGTCGCCCGCCAGCTGATGACCCACATCAACCACGGCGCGAAGGCGACCAGTCACGAACTCGCGACCGAGCGGGGTTCGTTCAACGACTGGGACGACTCGAAGTATGCGACCCCGACCGAGTACCGCGAGTGGTTCGAGAAGCAGACCGGCGAGGACGCCGACGACTGGGCCGAGGGCTTCCCGATCCGCAACCACAACGTCACGACTATCGCACCGACCGGGACGACCTCGATGGTCGGCAACACCACCGGCGGCTGCGAACCGATTTACAACGTCGCCTACTACAAGAACGTCACCGACGACGTGCAAGGCGACGAGATGTTGGTCGAGTTCGACGACTACTTCCTCCGAACGCTGGAGGCCAACGACATCGACGTGGACGCGGTCAAGGAGGAAGCCCAAGAGCAGATGGCGACCAACCAGTTCGACGGCGTCGAAGGGCTCTCGACAGTGCCCGACGCGATCGGCGAACTGTTCGTCATCACGAGCGACCTCTCGGCGAAACAGCACGCGGCGGTCCAGTGTGCCTGCCAGCACGGCGTCGACTCCGCCATCTCGAAGACGGTCAACGCGCCCAACGAGTCCACGCTCGAGGACGCCAAGGAGGTCTTCGAGTGGGTCTACGAGAACGGCGGCAAGGGCGTCACCTACTACCGAGACGGCACCCGCAGCAAGCAGGTGCTGACCACGCGCGCCGACAACGCTGACTTCGCCGACGAGACCGAAGCGGCCGAGGCGCTGGTCGAGCAGATCGACGAAATCTTCGGCGGCTTAGAGCAGTTCCTCGAGAGCCAGGAGGTCCAGGACGTGCTCGAGGAAGACGTCGGCGCGCTGCTCGGCGAGGCCGAGCCCGCACAGATCGACTTCACCGAGAAGCGTGAGCGACCGGATGCCTTACAGGGCGTCAGCCAGCGCATCGACACCGGTTACGGAAAGATCTACGTGACGATCAACGAGGACCCCGAGACCGGCCAGCCGTTCGAGCTGTTCGCCAACATCGGTCACTCCGGCGGCTTCACGAACTCCTTTACCGAGGCGCTGGCGAAGGTCATCTCGACCTCGCTGCGCTCGGGCGTCGACCCCGAGGAGATCGTCGACGAGCTCTGTGGCACTCGCTCGCCGAAGGTCGCCTGGGACAAGGGCGAGCAGATCCAGTCCATCCCGGACGCCATCGGCACCGCGATGCGCCGCTACTTGGAGGGCGAAATCGACAAACCGTACCCGAAACAGCAGACCTTAGAGGAATCTGCCGACGCTGAGATCGCCGACTACGACGGCCCCAAGACCGATGGCGGCGCGGCCGCCGCCGAGAGCGGACCCGCGGACGCCGACGATACGACCCAGGACCTCATCGACGCCGGCGAGTCGCCCGAGTGTCCCGACTGCGGGTCGATGTCGCTGTACTTCTCCGAAGGCTGCAAGACCTGCGAGTCCTGCGGCTGGAGTGAGTGTTGA
- a CDS encoding HVO_2523 family zinc finger protein has protein sequence MSADGGEGSAGDADADGSSDRAAGSPRCPHCDAAMFKRHCKYVCPQHGVIIDCSDPFR, from the coding sequence ATGAGCGCCGACGGCGGGGAGGGCTCCGCTGGTGATGCCGACGCGGACGGCTCGAGCGACCGAGCAGCGGGGAGTCCGCGCTGTCCACACTGCGACGCGGCGATGTTCAAACGCCACTGCAAGTACGTCTGTCCCCAGCACGGAGTCATCATCGACTGCAGTGATCCCTTCCGGTAG
- a CDS encoding response regulator, with amino-acid sequence MSAQPTILVVDDERELADLYAMWVGEDYEVITAYDGRAALGQVSDAIDVVLLDRHMPDITGDRVLEEIRAAGHDCWVIMVTAVDPGLDIVELDIDDYVTKPVTRTQLTRIIENLRVQSRYGDDGRRELRSLSNKMETLEDEHSVEELADTEAYQDLESDLKELSGSLVEDLDGE; translated from the coding sequence ATGTCTGCACAACCGACGATCCTCGTCGTCGACGACGAGCGGGAACTCGCCGACCTCTACGCGATGTGGGTCGGCGAAGATTACGAGGTGATCACTGCCTACGACGGACGAGCCGCGCTCGGACAGGTGAGCGACGCGATAGATGTCGTGTTGCTCGACAGACACATGCCCGACATCACCGGCGACCGTGTTCTCGAGGAGATTCGAGCGGCGGGCCACGACTGCTGGGTGATCATGGTGACCGCGGTCGACCCCGGACTCGACATCGTCGAACTCGACATCGACGACTACGTCACGAAACCCGTGACGCGGACGCAGCTGACGCGAATCATCGAGAACCTCCGTGTGCAGTCGCGCTACGGTGACGACGGTCGGCGAGAACTTCGATCGCTCTCGAACAAGATGGAGACCCTCGAGGACGAACACTCCGTCGAAGAGTTAGCCGATACCGAGGCCTATCAGGACCTCGAGTCGGATCTGAAGGAGCTGAGCGGTTCGCTGGTCGAGGACCTCGACGGCGAGTGA
- a CDS encoding TVP38/TMEM64 family protein, whose amino-acid sequence MTLPAVRTRALAGAIPVVGMVAAGLLVSPSTLFGTVDSLAAEPALFGLVVAGLYLVRPLLAWPTTPLAAIVGYGFGVAAGVPIALAGVVVTVLPVFFVARWLVADDAAVARATETDCAASTASPTEGADGDGLLERAGETVTHYYDATGPLRGVTASRLAPIPSDVATCAAAVSDVEPRHLVIGTAIGELPWTTAAVVVGASAATLTSSGFGEFGIALSAACAVAAGLLLAGPAYRAVRTRRRTRPERTDETSRSTDT is encoded by the coding sequence ATGACACTGCCGGCGGTCCGAACGCGCGCGCTCGCGGGAGCGATCCCAGTAGTCGGGATGGTCGCCGCGGGGCTGCTCGTCTCGCCATCGACGCTGTTCGGAACCGTCGACTCGCTGGCGGCGGAGCCGGCCCTGTTCGGACTCGTCGTCGCGGGACTCTACCTCGTGCGGCCGCTGCTGGCCTGGCCCACGACGCCGCTGGCGGCGATCGTCGGCTACGGCTTCGGCGTCGCGGCCGGCGTCCCGATCGCGCTCGCCGGCGTCGTCGTGACCGTCCTGCCGGTCTTCTTCGTGGCCCGCTGGCTCGTCGCGGACGACGCCGCGGTCGCTCGAGCGACCGAGACCGACTGCGCCGCATCGACGGCGTCGCCGACCGAGGGTGCGGACGGCGACGGACTCCTCGAGCGCGCCGGCGAGACCGTGACGCACTACTACGACGCGACGGGGCCGCTGCGGGGCGTCACCGCCTCCCGGCTGGCTCCGATCCCGTCGGACGTGGCGACGTGTGCCGCCGCGGTCAGCGACGTCGAACCCCGCCATCTGGTCATCGGCACAGCCATCGGGGAACTGCCGTGGACGACCGCCGCGGTCGTCGTCGGCGCGTCGGCGGCGACGCTCACCTCGAGCGGGTTCGGCGAGTTCGGAATCGCGCTCTCGGCAGCCTGTGCTGTCGCTGCCGGACTCCTGCTGGCCGGGCCGGCGTACCGCGCGGTTCGAACCCGGCGTCGAACGCGACCGGAACGGACGGACGAGACGAGCCGCTCGACCGACACCTAA
- a CDS encoding rubrerythrin-like domain-containing protein: protein MVRRDPYTPEQRRFECRDCDYGTTAASHQPTCPSCGSEVRNVVTQ, encoded by the coding sequence ATGGTTCGCAGAGATCCGTACACGCCGGAGCAAAGACGGTTCGAGTGTCGCGACTGCGACTACGGAACGACGGCGGCCAGCCACCAGCCGACGTGTCCGAGCTGCGGCAGCGAGGTGCGAAACGTGGTCACGCAATAG
- a CDS encoding DUF420 domain-containing protein, translated as MEYVPRERVRLLTGVLSVVSLAVVFAAAGGRIPSSSVPATPEWVLETIPLVNAVISAAAIGTIAVGWRAIRRGNVERHRIAMLSSFGLFVGFLALYLYRLTATGGPQPFPGPEAVYQFVYLPLLAIHILLAIVCIPLLYYVLLLAFSRPVAELRRTSHARIGRVAATLWLVSFSLGIVVFVLLHVVY; from the coding sequence ATGGAGTACGTTCCTCGAGAGCGCGTGCGCCTGCTGACCGGCGTGTTGAGCGTGGTGTCGTTGGCGGTGGTCTTCGCGGCCGCGGGCGGCCGGATTCCGTCCTCGAGCGTGCCGGCCACGCCGGAGTGGGTGCTCGAGACGATTCCGCTGGTCAACGCCGTCATCAGCGCGGCCGCCATCGGAACGATCGCGGTCGGCTGGCGGGCGATCCGACGCGGGAACGTCGAACGCCACCGGATTGCGATGCTCTCTTCGTTCGGGCTGTTCGTGGGGTTTCTCGCGCTGTATCTCTACCGGCTGACGGCCACCGGCGGCCCGCAGCCGTTTCCCGGCCCCGAGGCGGTCTACCAGTTCGTCTACCTGCCGCTGCTCGCGATCCACATCCTGCTGGCGATCGTCTGCATCCCGCTGCTGTACTACGTTCTGTTGCTCGCGTTCTCGCGGCCGGTCGCGGAACTCCGACGGACGAGCCACGCCCGCATCGGTCGGGTCGCGGCGACGCTGTGGCTGGTCTCCTTTTCGCTCGGTATCGTCGTCTTCGTGTTACTCCACGTCGTCTACTGA
- a CDS encoding DUF5800 family protein: protein MTTLAFDDDGVDVVYEGTEFRLEKALVEEATEKSYYDVTDHEVLKIVAEQPNLQGEPRRIGDILD from the coding sequence ATGACTACGCTCGCGTTCGACGACGACGGCGTCGACGTCGTCTACGAAGGCACGGAATTTCGCCTCGAGAAAGCGCTCGTCGAAGAGGCCACCGAGAAGTCCTACTACGACGTGACCGATCACGAGGTGCTGAAGATCGTCGCCGAGCAGCCCAACCTGCAGGGCGAGCCCCGCCGTATCGGCGACATTTTGGACTAA